The following is a genomic window from Candidatus Zixiibacteriota bacterium.
GACTTTTTATCCCGTGTGAGCGGCGGCCGATGTCTGTAAGCCACTGGCGTCGCACCGACTAGCAGAGGAATGTCTGCCACTAGCTTGCGGAAGGAAACAGTCGCAAATCGGTCACTTCGATACAAGAAGAAACCCACCCAGAGGGTGGGCATCCTGCTGCGCATGGGGACTTCTGCTGTCATCCGCTGCAGCTCTGGTTCTGTCGTGAGTGAGACCGGGCGCTTCGAAGATACGTGGCGCTATTTCCAGATCGCCATTGGAGAAAGCACTTGATTCTCTATCACTTGCCGCAACATAATCAGCATACCTGAGTCGCACAGAGTAGATAGACAGAGGAGTCACTAAAATGGACGGATTCACATCTGCCGCGAAGAAGAAACCAAATAAGAAAACTCAATTGAAGGAGATTGAACTTGCTGTCGGATGGCAGGTCTCGCACGCTTTTGTTCCAACTGTGGCACTCAAGCACAAGACCTTCCCGCTGGAGAGAGACACGGCTGACCTTCAGATCAATGTGAAGGCAATCGACATGCAGAGACACACGATCATCTTGGGGGGGTCAGGTTCTGGAAAATCTACATTTCTTGCTCGAATCATCGAAGAACTCATAAACAAGACAAAGTGTCGAGCTCTCATACTCGATCCAAACGCGGATTTTCGCCAGTGCAATCAAGTGGATGTTGGTCTTTGGACAAAGGGTGGAATGAAGTACGATCACACCTCAAAAGAAGGCAAGTTAACTTATGAGCGCGGACCGGAAATCTTCAGCGATTCATGGTCAAAGCAGAAGATCAGAGTGATTCTTCACGCTGGAGCAATCGACCGACGTGACGCGACGAATACATATCAACTCTACTGGCCAGACATTACGATTGAGGCTCTTTGCGAAGACGTTCCCACGACGCAGCAAGGTGATTTGGCATTGATTCATGAGTTCGTCCGGTCTCTTGCGTCGTTGGAACGGCTCAGCTCTCTGGTGAAGACAAAGACGACCGATCTTTGCTTCGAGGCACAGACTACTTACTCCCAAGTCGTCAGCGATCCTCAGGGCACTCGAGATCTGTTATACAGATCATACCCAAGAGATAGGATGGTGGAGCAGATTGCCGCAAGCAACGACACGCTCGCCAAAGGCATGGAGATAGTCTACGGGAGAACACTGTCTCCTGACGAAATCGATACGGAACATGCCAAGGCCGACCTGAAGCTCAGAATCGCCGGTGCCGTGGAG
Proteins encoded in this region:
- a CDS encoding ATP-binding protein, yielding MDGFTSAAKKKPNKKTQLKEIELAVGWQVSHAFVPTVALKHKTFPLERDTADLQINVKAIDMQRHTIILGGSGSGKSTFLARIIEELINKTKCRALILDPNADFRQCNQVDVGLWTKGGMKYDHTSKEGKLTYERGPEIFSDSWSKQKIRVILHAGAIDRRDATNTYQLYWPDITIEALCEDVPTTQQGDLALIHEFVRSLASLERLSSLVKTKTTDLCFEAQTTYSQVVSDPQGTRDLLYRSYPRDRMVEQIAASNDTLAKGMEIVYGRTLSPDEIDTEHAKADLKLRIAGAVESLLKTPSQVSDDVVHYYFSRWQALLKLGFVRESGYVDKTVISEQKLVVLDMPSFAGKSVAGVFAFDLLNWVWDRAYHEWEQAIIDKRDGRKDLRVPTFVVVDEAHNLAPRQPRSGSEKLVADSLRRVAAEGRKYGLFLLCATQRPDKIDPAILSECENVALMRLGGGTELKRLSDEFGWELTPSHVAKLSELSLGTGYMIGPWASHATGRFYLQIRRTIEGGASLPKEWGRHEIAVEDQKTA